In Candidatus Desulfofervidus auxilii, one genomic interval encodes:
- a CDS encoding lysophospholipid acyltransferase family protein: MISKWFIETVLKMLPFSAIEPLAKFIALSAYFGLGKRRRFALANLKLALGESLSPKERDKILRKNLFLFIRGVLETGKSLYLSPDFFSTHFVFVGEEYLKAAYLKGKGVITVSAHMGNFPLFIIYLALKGYRVATIAKIPKRGPLAELFESLSKKFGFRFIQARGRKKAAREALRHLRQGGLLFLQLDQNAPQHRAMIPFFGYSVPTPRGPVLLAKKTGASILPVFILDESNFYHQVFIEPPLKLGRNIDNNLIYLMQRIELYARRYPEQYWWWHRRFKKYIDYKRL; encoded by the coding sequence ATGATAAGTAAATGGTTTATAGAAACTGTTTTGAAAATGCTTCCTTTTTCGGCCATTGAGCCTTTGGCTAAATTTATTGCGCTTTCAGCTTACTTTGGGCTTGGTAAACGTCGGAGATTCGCTTTAGCTAATCTAAAACTAGCTTTGGGGGAAAGTCTTTCTCCCAAAGAAAGAGATAAGATTTTAAGAAAAAACTTGTTTTTATTTATCAGAGGAGTATTGGAAACAGGGAAATCTCTTTATTTATCTCCTGATTTTTTCTCTACCCACTTTGTTTTTGTAGGAGAGGAGTATTTAAAAGCTGCCTATCTTAAGGGTAAGGGAGTTATTACTGTGAGCGCTCATATGGGTAACTTCCCCCTATTTATAATTTATTTGGCCTTAAAGGGTTATCGTGTAGCAACTATTGCCAAAATACCCAAGAGAGGTCCTTTAGCTGAATTGTTTGAATCTCTTTCTAAAAAATTTGGGTTTCGTTTTATCCAAGCTCGGGGAAGAAAAAAAGCAGCCCGTGAGGCCTTAAGACACCTTCGTCAAGGAGGACTGCTTTTTTTACAATTAGACCAAAATGCCCCTCAACATCGGGCAATGATTCCCTTTTTTGGGTATTCAGTTCCCACTCCCAGGGGGCCAGTGCTTCTGGCCAAAAAAACAGGTGCATCTATTTTACCTGTGTTTATCTTAGATGAATCTAATTTTTACCATCAGGTATTTATTGAACCCCCACTAAAATTGGGGCGAAATATAGATAACAACCTTATCTACTTAATGCAACGCATTGAATTATATGCCCGTCGTTATCCAGAGCAATACTGGTGGTGGCATCGACGTTTTAAGAAATATATTGATTACAAACGATTATAG
- the gatA gene encoding Asp-tRNA(Asn)/Glu-tRNA(Gln) amidotransferase subunit GatA: MLNKKTIWELQDLLHKGEVKPQEIVEDVFQQIERVEERLGAYITLTKEFAFKQAEEAENRLIKKEGITPLTGIPLAIKDNICTEGVKTTCASKILYNFIPPYDATVIKHLKNAGSIMVGKTNMDEFAMGSSTENSAIKITHNPWDLERVPGGSSGGSAVAVAADECVGALGSDTGGSIRQPASFCGVVGLKPTYGLVSRFGLIAFASSLDQIGPLTKDVRDAAILLSVIAGHDERDSTSALIEGKDYTQHLDLEIKGCRIGIVKEIQGEELDKDVQKVIAKTINTLCDLGAEIVEISLPHLEYAVAVYYIIAPAEASSNLARYDGVKYGFRDKTAKNLIEMYCQTRSLGFGSEVKRRIMLGTYALSAGYYEAYYKKASQVRTLIKQDFMQTFEKCDFILTPVTPTPAFKIGEKVDDPLQMYLSDIFTIPINLAGLPAISLPGGFSQDGLPIGLQIIGPHFSEVNLLQTAYQIEQAINLNKKPKL; encoded by the coding sequence ATGCTCAATAAAAAGACTATTTGGGAGTTGCAAGACTTGCTTCACAAAGGGGAGGTTAAGCCTCAAGAAATTGTAGAGGATGTCTTTCAACAGATTGAAAGAGTAGAAGAAAGGTTAGGGGCGTATATTACCCTTACTAAAGAATTCGCCTTTAAACAAGCAGAAGAGGCAGAAAATAGATTGATAAAAAAAGAAGGTATTACTCCTTTAACCGGGATACCCCTAGCTATTAAAGACAATATTTGCACAGAAGGTGTTAAAACTACCTGTGCCTCTAAAATTTTATATAACTTTATTCCTCCTTATGATGCCACAGTTATAAAACACCTTAAAAATGCAGGTTCAATTATGGTGGGAAAGACTAATATGGACGAATTTGCCATGGGTTCTTCTACTGAAAATTCAGCCATAAAGATTACTCACAACCCCTGGGATTTGGAAAGAGTGCCTGGAGGCTCTAGTGGAGGTTCGGCGGTGGCTGTAGCGGCAGATGAATGTGTAGGGGCATTGGGTTCAGATACCGGGGGCTCTATTCGTCAGCCTGCCTCTTTTTGTGGGGTGGTAGGCTTAAAACCTACTTATGGTCTTGTTTCTCGCTTTGGTCTAATAGCCTTTGCTTCTTCTTTAGACCAGATCGGGCCCTTAACCAAGGACGTGAGAGATGCAGCCATTTTGCTTTCTGTTATTGCTGGACATGATGAAAGAGATTCTACCTCTGCCCTGATAGAAGGAAAAGATTATACTCAACATCTAGATTTAGAGATAAAGGGCTGTCGAATTGGGATAGTCAAAGAAATACAAGGTGAAGAGTTAGATAAGGATGTTCAAAAGGTAATAGCAAAGACTATAAACACACTTTGTGATTTAGGTGCAGAGATAGTAGAAATTTCCTTACCTCATTTGGAATACGCGGTGGCAGTATATTATATTATTGCCCCGGCTGAAGCTAGTTCCAATCTAGCCCGCTATGATGGAGTGAAATATGGTTTCCGAGATAAAACTGCTAAGAACTTGATAGAAATGTATTGTCAAACAAGGTCTCTAGGTTTTGGTTCAGAGGTAAAACGCCGGATTATGTTAGGCACCTATGCCCTTTCCGCAGGATATTATGAGGCCTATTATAAAAAGGCCTCCCAAGTGAGGACTTTGATTAAGCAAGACTTTATGCAAACGTTTGAAAAATGTGATTTTATACTTACACCTGTTACTCCCACCCCTGCCTTTAAGATCGGAGAAAAAGTAGATGACCCATTGCAAATGTATCTTTCAGATATATTTACTATTCCTATAAATTTAGCTGGTTTACCTGCTATTTCACTACCTGGCGGTTTTAGTCAAGATGGTTTACCTATAGGTCTACAAATTATAGGACCGCATTTTAGCGAAGTAAACTTACTCCAAACTGCCTATCAAATTGAGCAGGCAATAAACTTAAATAAAAAACCCAAATTATAA
- a CDS encoding SDR family oxidoreductase — translation MELGLRDKIALVAGASKGLGKAIALGLAKEGAKVAICARHKDLLETTAHEIESILGSEVLPIKADVSISKEARKFVQKAVNYWGTVHILVTNAGGPPPAYFEETTEQMWEQAFHLTLMSALNMAWEAIPYMRKQKWGRIIAMTSISVKQPIGRLMLSNSLRAAVVGWTKTLADEVAKDNILVNSVCPGYTLTQRVKVLAQNLAQEKNTQSKEIFKNWEEKIPLGRLASPEEIANLVVFLASERASYLTGNIIQVDGGYYRGLT, via the coding sequence TTGGAACTGGGTCTTAGGGATAAAATTGCTCTTGTAGCTGGCGCTAGTAAAGGATTAGGGAAGGCTATTGCCTTGGGATTGGCTAAAGAAGGAGCAAAGGTAGCCATTTGTGCCCGTCATAAAGACCTCTTAGAAACCACGGCCCATGAGATAGAAAGTATTTTAGGCAGTGAAGTTTTACCTATTAAGGCGGATGTATCTATATCCAAAGAGGCAAGAAAATTTGTTCAAAAAGCAGTTAATTATTGGGGGACGGTTCACATCTTAGTAACCAATGCAGGTGGACCTCCACCTGCTTATTTTGAGGAAACTACAGAACAAATGTGGGAACAGGCCTTTCACCTTACCTTAATGAGTGCCTTAAACATGGCTTGGGAAGCTATCCCTTATATGCGTAAACAAAAATGGGGGCGTATTATTGCCATGACTTCTATTTCCGTAAAGCAGCCCATTGGGCGTTTAATGTTGTCTAATAGCCTTAGGGCAGCCGTAGTGGGTTGGACAAAAACTTTGGCTGATGAAGTGGCCAAGGATAATATCTTAGTAAATAGCGTATGTCCTGGTTATACTCTTACGCAAAGAGTGAAGGTCTTGGCTCAAAACTTGGCCCAAGAAAAAAATACTCAATCAAAAGAAATCTTTAAAAACTGGGAAGAAAAAATCCCCCTTGGCCGTCTGGCCTCACCTGAAGAAATTGCCAATTTAGTGGTATTTTTAGCTTCAGAGCGAGCTAGTTATCTAACTGGAAATATTATTCAAGTAGATGGTGGTTATTATCGGGGATTGACATAA
- a CDS encoding polymer-forming cytoskeletal protein: MLKDKKELHLEGRLEGNIKADWLTVGQKAEIETNKVTIWGKVTWENCSQGNYRNSGNRDF, translated from the coding sequence TTGCTCAAGGATAAAAAGGAATTACATCTGGAAGGTAGATTGGAAGGAAACATAAAGGCAGATTGGTTAACAGTGGGACAAAAAGCAGAGATAGAAACAAACAAAGTTACCATTTGGGGTAAGGTTACTTGGGAAAATTGTAGCCAAGGAAATTATAGAAATTCAGGAAACAGGGATTTTTGA
- a CDS encoding tRNA (adenine-N1)-methyltransferase, translating into MRWQPNDLVLILSPEGKRFLVRIGPKKFSTHHGEINLEALTQISPGDVIYTHKNIPFITVKPTLYDLIFRIKRITQIIYPKELGYILIRLGIKPGSRVIECGSGSGALTLALAWWVRPNGRVYSYEKEERFLKVCLENLNYVGLKEWVELKHKNIGNGFDEKNVDAIFLDVKTPWMYFHHAWEALKGGCVLGILVPTTNQITESLKFLEKNLFKDIEIIEILLRRYKTVAERLRPEDRMVAHTGYLIFARKVNDK; encoded by the coding sequence ATGCGATGGCAACCAAATGATTTGGTGTTAATCCTCTCACCTGAGGGGAAACGTTTCTTAGTCCGGATAGGGCCCAAAAAGTTTAGCACTCATCATGGGGAGATTAATTTAGAAGCATTAACTCAAATTTCACCTGGAGATGTAATTTATACCCACAAAAATATACCATTTATTACCGTAAAACCCACTCTTTATGACCTCATTTTCCGTATTAAGCGTATTACTCAAATTATTTATCCTAAAGAATTGGGCTATATCCTTATACGATTAGGCATCAAACCAGGTAGTAGGGTAATAGAATGTGGGAGTGGGAGTGGTGCTTTAACTCTAGCCCTTGCTTGGTGGGTAAGACCTAATGGCCGTGTTTACAGTTATGAAAAAGAGGAGCGTTTTTTGAAAGTATGTTTAGAAAACTTAAATTATGTCGGGTTAAAAGAATGGGTGGAGTTGAAACATAAAAATATAGGAAATGGATTTGATGAAAAAAATGTGGATGCCATATTTTTGGATGTAAAAACGCCATGGATGTATTTTCATCATGCGTGGGAAGCCTTAAAAGGAGGATGTGTATTGGGCATCTTAGTACCCACTACCAATCAAATAACGGAATCATTGAAGTTTCTTGAAAAAAACTTGTTTAAAGATATAGAAATTATAGAAATCCTTTTACGCCGTTATAAGACAGTAGCAGAGAGATTGCGACCAGAAGATAGAATGGTAGCCCACACAGGCTATCTCATCTTTGCTAGGAAGGTAAATGATAAGTAA
- a CDS encoding CBS and ACT domain-containing protein gives MHVSKWMATKVITVTKKTDIKEALQLMEKYSIRHLPVVEKGQFVGFVTESDLRPLLIPAMLEDIKVKDAMITEPVVVSPDTDIETAAKLIYQYKIGGLPVIEGKKVAGIITTTDILRAFIEIMGILMAGSRLDIAIGDAPNAFKEVCDIISNHHGRIISLGILPNEEETIYAFRLEKCDLKPIVKALSTSGYKVISTFP, from the coding sequence ATGCATGTTTCTAAATGGATGGCCACAAAAGTCATCACTGTAACTAAGAAAACTGACATCAAGGAAGCACTCCAGCTTATGGAAAAGTATTCTATTAGACATCTCCCTGTGGTTGAGAAAGGTCAATTTGTAGGATTTGTTACTGAGAGTGATTTACGTCCACTTCTCATTCCCGCTATGTTAGAAGATATTAAGGTAAAGGATGCAATGATTACTGAACCTGTGGTAGTAAGTCCTGATACAGACATTGAAACTGCAGCTAAGTTAATTTATCAATATAAAATAGGCGGATTGCCAGTAATAGAAGGGAAAAAGGTGGCAGGAATTATTACCACTACTGATATCCTTAGAGCCTTTATTGAAATAATGGGAATTCTTATGGCTGGTTCACGGCTGGATATAGCCATTGGAGATGCTCCTAATGCCTTTAAAGAAGTATGTGATATTATTTCTAACCATCATGGCCGCATCATCAGCCTAGGTATCTTACCCAACGAAGAGGAAACAATTTATGCCTTCCGTTTAGAAAAATGCGATTTAAAACCTATTGTGAAGGCACTTTCCACCTCTGGTTATAAAGTAATCTCTACTTTCCCTTAA
- a CDS encoding DUF4198 domain-containing protein yields the protein MKKIMLLSMVFVFMLSISAFAHFQMIYSPDSVPKTKKINLKLIFTHPFEAGHTMDIGKDEKGEIHPPIAFGVMHKGKKRDLLKKLRPITFRSLTNSGRAYEADVKLKGMGDHVFYFVPAPYYEPSEDIYIQHCTKVIFNVAGAPTDWDAAVGDPLPVEIIPLDKPYALWVGNVFRGVVTCGGKPVPNAEIEVEYMNHDIKGNAFVKEAKVEAPHDAFVTQTIKADSNGVFTFGLPRAGWWGFAALGAGGDLKHNGKELSQDAVIWVQVWEMK from the coding sequence ATGAAAAAAATTATGTTATTAAGTATGGTATTTGTATTTATGCTAAGTATTTCTGCATTTGCCCATTTTCAGATGATTTATAGCCCGGACAGCGTCCCGAAAACGAAAAAGATTAATCTCAAGCTGATCTTCACCCACCCATTTGAGGCAGGTCACACCATGGACATTGGAAAAGATGAAAAGGGTGAGATACACCCACCCATAGCGTTTGGCGTAATGCACAAGGGAAAGAAAAGGGATTTATTAAAAAAACTAAGGCCAATTACCTTTAGGAGTTTGACCAATAGCGGTAGGGCTTATGAGGCTGATGTTAAACTAAAAGGCATGGGGGATCATGTCTTCTATTTTGTGCCTGCTCCCTATTATGAACCTTCAGAAGACATATATATACAGCATTGCACCAAGGTCATTTTCAACGTGGCTGGTGCACCAACAGATTGGGACGCAGCAGTAGGTGACCCTCTGCCGGTTGAGATTATCCCTTTGGACAAACCTTATGCCCTGTGGGTGGGTAATGTGTTCCGCGGTGTGGTCACATGCGGTGGCAAACCAGTGCCCAACGCTGAGATCGAAGTGGAGTACATGAACCATGATATCAAGGGGAATGCCTTTGTTAAGGAAGCCAAGGTAGAGGCTCCTCATGATGCATTTGTTACCCAGACTATCAAGGCAGACTCAAATGGTGTATTTACCTTTGGTCTTCCCAGGGCAGGCTGGTGGGGCTTTGCAGCCCTGGGTGCAGGCGGGGATCTAAAACACAACGGAAAGGAACTTTCCCAGGATGCAGTCATCTGGGTTCAGGTATGGGAGATGAAATAA
- a CDS encoding M23 family metallopeptidase, whose amino-acid sequence MKRVWNLFLMPISIIVVPSKKKKFFKRVFPLWGLILLGVFSLAIMVGAISLTYYKLHQSEKELVFWQNKYQQDVASLKNTLVQLKQTEQKLRSLLKLGSKEEIIKQAEFKDLPSSSGAVEIEDIKQEIEKRIRSISSLKVYLKRQKSIYLATPLGWPTSGYISSSFGWRIHPITGLKDFHHGVDIAASIGTPVKSTANGIVVYTGRTKGNGNFVIIEHGCGYSTLYAHLKKYIVKEGQEVKRGDVIGYIGSTGLSTGSHLHYEVWKNKKRINPLPYIKEKINFAQG is encoded by the coding sequence ATGAAAAGGGTCTGGAATCTGTTTTTAATGCCAATAAGTATAATAGTTGTGCCCTCTAAAAAGAAAAAATTTTTTAAAAGAGTTTTTCCTTTATGGGGATTAATACTGCTGGGTGTTTTTTCCTTAGCAATCATGGTTGGGGCAATAAGCTTAACCTATTATAAATTGCACCAGTCAGAAAAAGAACTTGTTTTTTGGCAAAATAAATATCAACAAGATGTAGCTTCTCTTAAAAACACATTAGTTCAGTTGAAACAGACCGAGCAAAAACTGAGGAGTTTATTGAAATTGGGCTCCAAAGAAGAAATTATCAAGCAGGCTGAATTCAAAGACCTGCCTTCATCAAGTGGGGCGGTAGAAATAGAAGATATAAAACAAGAGATAGAAAAGAGAATAAGAAGCATTTCTTCTTTAAAGGTATATTTAAAAAGACAAAAATCTATCTATCTGGCAACCCCACTAGGTTGGCCTACATCAGGCTATATTTCTTCTTCCTTTGGTTGGCGGATTCATCCTATAACGGGCTTAAAGGATTTCCATCATGGTGTGGATATTGCAGCTTCCATAGGCACACCTGTAAAGTCCACCGCTAATGGTATAGTGGTTTATACAGGTAGAACAAAAGGAAATGGCAATTTTGTTATCATTGAGCATGGATGTGGTTATTCTACCCTTTATGCACATTTAAAGAAATACATTGTTAAAGAAGGACAAGAAGTAAAAAGAGGAGATGTTATTGGCTATATAGGTTCAACGGGCTTAAGCACAGGGTCTCATCTTCATTATGAGGTTTGGAAAAATAAAAAAAGGATAAATCCCTTACCTTATATCAAAGAAAAAATAAATTTTGCTCAAGGATAA
- a CDS encoding LbtU family siderophore porin: MKKVGTLLAVFMLFSSLCFAEVEKGIIDTIAKRIEFHGELEAGFWLESIGHKNVKGRVEDSEIQLTTAALAIEAEVADWINVAVVPLFEVDEFFIDEGHVTLGPTENIPLYLTAGLLYHPFGKREEYTHFPDDPFINLPLTLYFGEIWDPGVIIGYTQDFGPSNITLEGFAVYADVSDSEENRQVDTFGFNLCYNISTEDYSFEIGGSWINNVLDSSGFKDYFDEEGAWDGEFRTEKDIDGVAVYASGEYRGLYFTAEYMTATSTLERQGLIGRSGEKGARPRVWGVEVGAALENYVPLPKPVEVMFRYEGSLDAQEIYEIPRNRYAVGANIGLHDYLTWSLAYAYNDYNEGYGGGDPTGNPTNGSLFFTQMAIEF, translated from the coding sequence ATGAAAAAAGTAGGCACATTGTTGGCGGTTTTTATGCTTTTTAGTAGTCTTTGTTTTGCTGAGGTAGAAAAGGGCATTATTGATACTATAGCTAAGAGAATAGAGTTTCACGGTGAATTAGAAGCTGGTTTTTGGCTAGAAAGTATTGGTCATAAAAATGTGAAGGGTAGAGTAGAAGATTCAGAAATTCAGCTTACTACTGCAGCATTGGCTATAGAGGCAGAGGTGGCTGACTGGATAAATGTTGCTGTAGTGCCTCTGTTTGAAGTAGACGAATTCTTTATAGATGAGGGTCATGTCACGCTGGGACCAACAGAGAATATACCTTTATATCTTACTGCTGGCTTACTTTATCACCCCTTTGGGAAAAGAGAAGAATATACACACTTTCCAGATGACCCATTTATAAACTTGCCACTCACCCTTTATTTTGGTGAAATTTGGGACCCAGGTGTTATCATTGGGTATACTCAGGACTTTGGGCCTTCTAATATTACCCTAGAGGGTTTTGCGGTTTATGCAGATGTAAGTGATAGTGAAGAAAACAGGCAGGTAGATACCTTTGGTTTTAATCTGTGTTATAACATCTCAACAGAAGACTATAGTTTTGAAATAGGAGGTTCTTGGATCAATAATGTGCTTGATTCCTCCGGGTTCAAAGATTACTTTGATGAAGAAGGTGCATGGGATGGAGAATTTAGAACTGAAAAAGACATTGATGGAGTAGCTGTTTATGCTAGCGGTGAATATAGAGGTCTATATTTTACTGCAGAATATATGACTGCCACATCAACACTTGAAAGACAAGGACTTATTGGACGTTCTGGGGAAAAAGGAGCACGTCCTAGAGTCTGGGGAGTGGAAGTAGGTGCTGCGCTTGAGAATTATGTGCCTTTACCCAAACCAGTAGAGGTGATGTTTAGATATGAAGGTTCTTTAGATGCTCAGGAAATTTATGAAATACCCAGGAATAGATATGCAGTTGGTGCCAATATTGGCCTCCATGATTACCTTACCTGGTCTCTAGCTTATGCTTATAATGATTATAATGAAGGATATGGTGGAGGAGATCCTACTGGTAATCCAACTAATGGCTCTTTATTCTTTACCCAAATGGCAATAGAATTTTAA
- a CDS encoding inositol monophosphatase family protein has protein sequence MKEFYHFGIDISLKAGEEILNLLPRIHEISYKGAINLVTEADLKSEAIIKKAIRKRYPNHTILAEESGLEERGDIRWVIDPLDGTTNFAHGLPWFCTSLALEVEGEIVLGIVYNPVLKECFSAIKEKGAFLNQKPIRVSQTKELGKALLATGFPYDIQQNPEPVMTRFRNMIMHARGVRRAGSAALDLCYVACGRFDGFWEERLHPWDTAAGMLIVQEAGGRVSDFSNNFYSIYGKEILATNGFLHRDMLKILQGRNL, from the coding sequence ATGAAAGAGTTTTATCATTTTGGTATAGATATATCTTTAAAGGCAGGAGAGGAAATTTTGAATTTACTCCCTAGAATTCATGAAATTAGTTATAAAGGAGCGATCAATTTAGTTACAGAAGCAGATTTAAAAAGCGAAGCCATTATTAAAAAGGCTATCAGGAAACGCTACCCAAATCATACCATTCTAGCAGAGGAAAGTGGATTGGAAGAAAGGGGAGATATAAGATGGGTCATTGATCCCCTAGATGGCACCACCAATTTTGCTCATGGTCTGCCTTGGTTTTGCACTTCTCTTGCCTTAGAAGTGGAGGGAGAAATTGTCTTGGGGATAGTATATAATCCTGTTTTAAAGGAGTGTTTTTCAGCCATTAAGGAGAAAGGGGCTTTTTTAAATCAAAAACCAATAAGGGTTTCCCAGACCAAAGAATTGGGCAAAGCCCTCTTGGCAACTGGTTTCCCCTATGATATTCAACAAAATCCTGAACCAGTGATGACCAGATTTAGAAATATGATTATGCACGCCAGGGGAGTGCGCCGCGCTGGTTCTGCTGCCCTAGATTTGTGTTATGTAGCTTGTGGTCGTTTTGATGGTTTTTGGGAAGAGCGATTACATCCTTGGGATACCGCAGCTGGGATGTTGATTGTTCAGGAAGCAGGCGGGAGAGTATCTGATTTTTCTAACAATTTTTATTCCATTTATGGTAAGGAGATTTTAGCCACCAATGGATTTTTACATAGAGATATGTTAAAAATTCTCCAGGGGAGAAATTTATGA
- a CDS encoding leucyl aminopeptidase translates to MEFNLVGKDVLRLKGDVLVVGVYKKQHLTPIAEVVNKAMSSLLKDFLKDIHFEAEAGEAVFMPGHKEVKFKNIVVVGLGEKEKLNSDTIRKAANVGLKKAKELKNKDVYFEVLGEEILGEKSAQFLTEGIILGDYRFKKYKKPNKEEIEIEQVQVLAEKEYKEYIQIGKILAEATNFTREIVNEPGNVVKPMDLANISQKLAQEHGLVCEIYDKNRLEKEGMNGIVAVGQGSEHPPCFIHLVYKGERPQKKVVLIGKGITFDSGGLDLKPEKFMKTMKCDKSGACAVLGIIKAVAELKLNLEIHGLIPTAENMPGGNAFRPDDIIVFKNGKSVEIGNTDAEGRLILADALIYGSNLKPEVMVDMATLTGACMVALGRYTTGIFCSNERLVSLFQNIGQEMGDKFWPLPLDEELKEEIKGTFSDIKNIGSRYGGAITAALFLKEFVGEEVKNWVHLDIAGPAFLEKEWKYYAEGATGVPVRTIIHWLIKGADIGTGS, encoded by the coding sequence ATGGAGTTTAACTTAGTAGGAAAGGATGTGCTTCGTTTGAAGGGTGACGTCTTAGTGGTAGGAGTGTATAAAAAACAGCATTTAACCCCAATAGCAGAAGTAGTAAATAAGGCCATGTCTTCTCTTTTAAAAGATTTTTTAAAGGATATTCACTTTGAAGCAGAAGCAGGTGAAGCGGTATTTATGCCTGGGCATAAAGAGGTAAAGTTCAAAAATATTGTGGTGGTGGGGCTTGGAGAAAAAGAAAAACTTAACTCAGATACCATCCGCAAGGCAGCAAATGTGGGGTTAAAAAAGGCCAAGGAATTGAAAAATAAAGATGTATATTTTGAAGTCTTAGGAGAAGAGATTTTGGGTGAGAAAAGTGCCCAATTTCTAACCGAGGGAATAATATTAGGAGATTATCGATTTAAAAAATATAAAAAACCTAATAAAGAAGAAATAGAGATAGAACAAGTCCAGGTCTTAGCTGAAAAAGAGTATAAAGAGTACATCCAGATAGGTAAAATATTAGCTGAAGCCACCAATTTTACTAGAGAAATTGTTAATGAACCAGGTAATGTAGTTAAGCCTATGGATTTGGCTAACATTTCCCAAAAATTAGCCCAAGAACATGGTTTGGTATGCGAAATATATGACAAAAACCGCCTAGAAAAAGAAGGTATGAATGGTATTGTGGCCGTAGGGCAAGGAAGTGAACATCCTCCTTGCTTTATCCATCTTGTTTATAAAGGAGAAAGGCCTCAGAAAAAAGTGGTTTTAATTGGCAAAGGCATCACCTTTGACAGTGGAGGTTTAGACCTCAAGCCGGAAAAATTTATGAAGACCATGAAGTGTGATAAATCTGGAGCATGTGCAGTATTAGGCATTATAAAGGCAGTAGCAGAGTTAAAATTAAATTTGGAAATCCATGGGCTTATCCCAACTGCCGAAAATATGCCTGGTGGTAATGCCTTTAGGCCAGATGACATCATTGTGTTTAAAAATGGTAAAAGTGTTGAAATTGGGAATACTGATGCCGAAGGTAGGCTTATATTAGCCGATGCCTTAATTTATGGTTCAAATTTAAAACCTGAGGTAATGGTGGACATGGCTACCCTGACTGGAGCATGTATGGTGGCCTTAGGACGTTATACCACTGGTATTTTTTGTAGTAATGAAAGGCTAGTAAGCCTTTTCCAAAATATAGGACAAGAAATGGGAGATAAATTTTGGCCCCTTCCTTTAGATGAAGAACTTAAAGAGGAAATTAAGGGCACTTTTAGTGATATTAAAAATATAGGTTCCCGTTATGGAGGGGCTATCACTGCGGCTTTGTTTTTAAAGGAATTTGTGGGTGAAGAGGTAAAAAATTGGGTGCATCTTGATATTGCTGGCCCTGCATTTTTAGAAAAAGAATGGAAATATTATGCCGAAGGGGCAACTGGAGTGCCTGTGCGCACCATCATTCATTGGTTAATAAAAGGAGCTGACATTGGAACTGGGTCTTAG